The proteins below are encoded in one region of Paenarthrobacter ilicis:
- a CDS encoding helix-turn-helix domain-containing protein: MPRFLTLADVAEQLQINSPQAYALVRSGELKAIQVGGRGQWRIEEAMLEQYIQDRYAEASRMIEAAKAKSA; encoded by the coding sequence ATGCCCCGCTTCCTGACTCTCGCAGACGTTGCCGAACAGCTCCAGATAAATTCTCCCCAGGCCTATGCACTGGTGAGAAGCGGCGAACTGAAAGCGATCCAGGTTGGCGGCAGGGGTCAGTGGCGCATTGAAGAAGCAATGCTGGAGCAATACATCCAAGACCGCTATGCCGAAGCCAGCCGAATGATCGAAGCGGCCAAAGCCAAAAGCGCCTAG